The genome window GACGATCGCCCGGCTCAGAAAATCCTCGCTCTGTTTCCTGGCCGGGTATGCCTACGACGAAGCCCCCGAATCTCTCGAACCGTTCAGGCGCGTCCGCAGGAACCTCCTCCGGACACTGGCCGGCCGCCTTCTCGTCACCTGGTACATCCGGCTCTCCCCGGTTCTCGTCGACACCGCGCGCCGCTTTCACATTCCGAAGGCGCTGTTCCGAGTGCTTCTGTTTCCCCTTCTGGAAACGGCCCGCAGGCTTGCCCGGACGCCATGACCGGCATCCTCCCGTTCCCGTCCGACGCCTACGGCATCACCTCGTCGATACCGATCGAGGTGCCGCTCGCCGCGGGCCGCCGTGTGCTCGACCTGAACAATCGGTTCGTGCTAGCGGCGGGGGCCCTCGAGTATGTCCGCAAGGCCGAAACCGCCGGCTATCCCAGGACCTGCTGCGCCTGGATTCGCGGTTTGTATGGGTTCATCAGAACGGCCGGCGTCAGGCGCGTCATCTTCGTCACGGGCGGCGACTGTTCCAACACGCACGCAATGATGGAAACGCTCGGCGAGGAGCTCGACGAGCTGCAGACGTTCGCCTACCCGCCCGCCCGCGACCGGACCGGGCTGTCGAACGAAATCGACAGGTTCTGCGGAGCATTCGGCGTTTCCCGTGGGGCGGCCGAGGAGGTGGGGATGCGCCTGGCCCCGATCAGGGCATCTCTCGCTGAACTGGACCGCATGACGTGGGAGGACGGCCTCGTGACAGGGGAGGAAAACTTCCAGTGGCTGGTTTCCTCGTCGGATTTCGATGGAGACCCGGCACTCTTCGCGATGCGACTCGAAACGTTTCTGAACCAGGCTAAGCGCCGCTCTCCGCTTCCCGCCGGACCTCGGCTCGGCGTGCTCGGCGTGCCGCCCATCCAATCCGACCTGCTCGCTTTCGCCGAGAAGCTCGGCGCGAGAATCGTCTTCAACGAAATTCCCCGCCAGTTCGCCCTGATGGGCCCGGCAACCGATCTCGCCACGCGGTATCTCGAATTCACCTATCCGTACGGCGCCCAGCCGCGGATGGAGGATATCGCCGCCGAAACGGCACGCAGGCGGATCGACGGGTTGATTCATTACACGCAGGCTTTCTGCCACAGGCAGATCCATGATATCCTGCTGCGACGGAAGCTCGGCATCCCGATTCTCACGATCGAAGGCGATGCCCCGGGCCCCTGCGATGCCCGAACCCGTCTGCGCGTCGAGAGCTTCATAGAAATCCTTCAGGAACGGCGTTCATGATCAGAGCGTTATATAATCATAGATATACCATTATCGGTCTTTCGATTCTGGCGAGTTTCGCCGGAGGAGCCGCGTTCACCGGGTTCGCACAGACGTCGAACGCAAGCGCACCGAAAGCCGTCTTCTCCGCGGACAATCCCCCCACCGACGATACGTATCTGAGCATAGGGCTCTTCGAGCGGCGTGATATGACCACCCTCCGCATCCAGGCGATGCTGGGCGACTGGAAGATGCGGCTTCTTCCGCGCCCCGTCGCGAGCGGCTCCGAACCGATTTTGTCCGAAGAGGTAGTCGAGCCGATTCCCGAGGGTGAGGACATCACCATTCTTCTGACGGGCAAGGGAATCACGGTCAATACATCATCCGGCAAGGAGCTGGCCGAAGGCTACACGCGATGCGATCTCGATGGAGGCGCCACCCTGCTCGTGGAAACGTCGAACCGTCCGCCGATCATCCTCGCCGGACCGATCGGCATCACCTGCCACGAAAAAACGCTTTCCTTCATTCACCGCGTTTCCCTCGGAAGATACCTGACATCGATCGTATCAGACCTCACGCCGTCTTCCGAACCCGAGGCGATCAAGGCGGCGGTCATCGCGGCCCGTTCCCAGGTCGTCCGCAAGCTCCTGGAAAACCGGCACGCGACTGATTCGTTCGACCTGTGCGACGCCTCCCACTGCGCGCCGTTCACAGGTGAAGCCCATGCCCGGGAGCTGGTTGCGCTCGCCACGAAGCTGACGGCCAACGAACTCATGGTCCACGCGGGAAAGCCGATCAACGCCAGGATGCAGCACACCTGCGGTGGCAAAGTGTCGAGTATGAAGGATGTATTCGGCATCGACGACCCCAACCACGTGGCGCTCGACGACAAGCTCGATCCCAAGGGCTCGGAAAACTGCTTCCACAGCCCGGCCTTCAACTGGATCAGGGATTTCACCCTGGGAGAAATTGCCGACTTTCTCTCGATGACCTATTCAGCGGGGACCGAGCGTATCTTTCTCCGGTGGGAGCCCGCGAAAGTCGACGCCGCCGGCCGCATCACAGAAATTCTTCTT of Candidatus Ozemobacteraceae bacterium contains these proteins:
- a CDS encoding 2-hydroxyacyl-CoA dehydratase, translated to MTGILPFPSDAYGITSSIPIEVPLAAGRRVLDLNNRFVLAAGALEYVRKAETAGYPRTCCAWIRGLYGFIRTAGVRRVIFVTGGDCSNTHAMMETLGEELDELQTFAYPPARDRTGLSNEIDRFCGAFGVSRGAAEEVGMRLAPIRASLAELDRMTWEDGLVTGEENFQWLVSSSDFDGDPALFAMRLETFLNQAKRRSPLPAGPRLGVLGVPPIQSDLLAFAEKLGARIVFNEIPRQFALMGPATDLATRYLEFTYPYGAQPRMEDIAAETARRRIDGLIHYTQAFCHRQIHDILLRRKLGIPILTIEGDAPGPCDARTRLRVESFIEILQERRS
- a CDS encoding SpoIID/LytB domain-containing protein, giving the protein MIRALYNHRYTIIGLSILASFAGGAAFTGFAQTSNASAPKAVFSADNPPTDDTYLSIGLFERRDMTTLRIQAMLGDWKMRLLPRPVASGSEPILSEEVVEPIPEGEDITILLTGKGITVNTSSGKELAEGYTRCDLDGGATLLVETSNRPPIILAGPIGITCHEKTLSFIHRVSLGRYLTSIVSDLTPSSEPEAIKAAVIAARSQVVRKLLENRHATDSFDLCDASHCAPFTGEAHARELVALATKLTANELMVHAGKPINARMQHTCGGKVSSMKDVFGIDDPNHVALDDKLDPKGSENCFHSPAFNWIRDFTLGEIADFLSMTYSAGTERIFLRWEPAKVDAAGRITEILLQGSRTKKLRGTVFLNDVYDYLGPNSIRSMKFTAEPMRRAIVYRGQGSGDGVGMCLYGADGLARKGYDAYRILQFYYRNVEFRKNGVLIEVPPPISSGTPRQTGRQP